One Setaria viridis chromosome 3, Setaria_viridis_v4.0, whole genome shotgun sequence DNA window includes the following coding sequences:
- the LOC117850266 gene encoding anthocyanidin 5,3-O-glucosyltransferase, producing MAKKTFVLYPSLGVGHLIPMVELAKHLLRHGIGALIAVVDPPDTDAVSAAAVARLAATNPAIAFRLLPAPASPDAGAHPVKRSLDTLRLANPALRGLLRSLPAVDALLLDMFCVDALDVAAELGVPAYFFFASAVGDLAVFLNLPYLYPTLPSFRDMGKTLVRCPGMPPIQALDMVITMQDKESDPTKVRLYQFRRIPEGSGVLVNSFDWLEPRALKALEDGVCVPGRPTPRVYCIGPLVNDGNKGENGEMHECLAWLDTQPERSVVFLCFGSKGAFSAAQLQEIAGGLESSGHRFLWAVRSPPEEHGQFPEPDLERLLPAGFLERTRGRGMVVKNWVPQAEVVRHEAVGAFVTHCGWNSALEAIMSGLPMICWPLYAEQGMNKVFMVEEMKIAVELQGYEELVKAEEVEAKVRLVMETEEGKILRERLAVAREKALEATKEGGSSEVAFAEFLRDLEKKSSYGNGECR from the coding sequence ATGGCGAAGAAGACGTTCGTGCTCTACCCGTCGCTGGGCGTGGGCCACCTGATCCCCATGGTGGAGCTGGCCAAGCACCTCCTCCGCCACGGCATCGGCGCGCTCATCGCCGTCGTCGACCCGCCCGACACCGACGCCGTGtcggccgccgcggtggcgcgccTCGCGGCGACCAACCCGGCCATCGCGTTCCGCCTcctgccggcgccggccagcCCCGACGCCGGCGCGCACCCGGTGAAGCGCAGCCTCGACACGCTCCGCCTCGCGAACCCCGCGCTGCGGGGCCTCCTCCGCTCGCTGCCCGCCGTCGACGCGCTCCTGCTCGACATGTTCTGCGTCGACGCGCTCGACGtcgcggcggagctcggcgtCCCCGCCTACTTCTTCTTCGCGTCCGCGGTGGGGGACCTCGCCGTCTTCCTCAACCTGCCGTACCTCTACCCAACCCTTCCGTCCTTCAGGGACATGGGCAAGACGCTGGTGCGCTGCCCCGGCATGCCGCCGATTCAAGCGCTGGACATGGTGATAACGATGCAGGACAAGGAGAGCGACCCGACCAAGGTCCGGCTGTACCAGTTCAGGCGCATCCCGGAGGGGAGCGGCGTGCTGGTCAACAGCTTCGACTGGTTGGAGCCCAGGGCCCTGAAGGCGCTCGAGGACGGCGTCTGCGTGCCCGGCCGGCCGACGCCGAGAGTCTACTGCATCGGCCCGCTGGTCAACGACGGGAACAAGGGGGAGAACGGCGAGATGCACGAGTGCCTCGCCTGGCTGGACACGCAGCCCGAGCGGAGCGTCGTGTTCCTCTGCTTCGGCAGCAAGGGCGCCTTCTCGGCCGCGCAGCTACAGGAGATCGCCGGCGGATTAGAGAGCTCCGGCCACCGGTTCTTGTGGGCGGTGAGGAGCCCGCCGGAAGAGCATGGCCAGTTTCCCGAACCGGACTTGGAGCGACTGCTTCCGGCGGGGTTCTTGGAGAGGACGAGGGGCAGAGGAATGGTGGTGAAGAACTGGGTTCCGCAGGCGGAGGTGGTGCGGCACGAGGCGGTCGGCGCGTTCGTGACGCACTGCGGATGGAACTCCGCGCTCGAGGCCATCATGTCTGGGCTGCCGATGATATGCTGGCCGCTGTACGCGGAGCAGGGGATGAACAAGGTGTTCATGGTTGAGGAGATGAAGATCGCGGTGGAGTTGCAGGGGTACGAGGAGCTTGTCAAGGCGGAGGAGGTCGAAGCAAAGGTGAGGCTGGTGATGGAGACTGAGGAAGGGAAGATCCTTCGGGAGAGGCTCGCAGTGGCAAGGGAGAAGGCGCTGGAGGCTACCAAGGAAGGGGGTTCTTCTGAAGTGGCATTCGCCGAGTTCTTGAGGGATTTGGAGAAGAAGAGCAGCTACGGAAATGGGGAATGTCGCTGA
- the LOC117850265 gene encoding anthocyanidin 5,3-O-glucosyltransferase gives MEPNPNPAPIVVLHACLGVGHLIPMVELAKLLLSRGLTVVIAVPTPPASTADFFASSASAIAALAAANPAVSFHHLPPPDYPIPDPDPFLQMLDALRLTVPALAAFLRSLPSVAALVLDLFCVDALDAAASTGVPAYIYYTSCAGDLAVFLHLPHYFAATDGGASFKDMGKALLRFPGVPPIPASDMPHTVLDRADRTCAMRLRHYGRIPEARGLLINTYEWLEARVVRALRNGVCVPGRPTPPVYPIGPLIVKGQDATAAGGEQRHACLAWLDSQPERSVVFLCFGSLGAVSAAQLKEIARGLESSGHRFLWVVRSPPDDPSKFFLSRPEPNLDALLPEGFLERTKDRGMVVKMWAPQVEVLRHAATGAFVTHCGWNSVLEAASAGVPMLCWPQYAEQRLNKVFVVDEMKVGVVVDGYDEVMVTAEEVEKKVRLVMESEEGEKLRERLALAKEKVAEALAEGGQSWVAFEEFLNDLKLAK, from the coding sequence ATGGAGCCCAACCCCAATCCGGCCCCGATCGTGGTGCTGCACGCCTGCCTCGGCGTGGGCCACCTGATCCCGATGGTTGAGCTCGCCAAGCTGCTCCTCAGCCGCGGCCTCACCGTCGTCATCGCCGTCCCGAccccgccggcctccaccgccgacttcttcgcctcctccgcctccgccatcgccgcgctCGCTGCCGCCAACCCCGCCGTCTCCTTCCACCACCTCCCACCCCCGGACTACCCCATCCCGGACCCGGACCCCTTCCTCCAGATGCTCGACGCGCTCCGCCTCACGGTGCCCGCCCTCGCGGCcttcctccgctccctcccctccgtcgCCGCACTCGTGCTCGACCTCTTCTGCGTCGACGCGCTCGACGCGGCCGCATCCACCGGCGTCCCGGCGTACATCTACTACACCTCCTgcgccggcgacctcgccgtGTTCCTCCACCTCCCGCACTACTTCGCCGCGACGGACGGCGGCGCTAGCTTCAAGGACATGGGCAAGGCGCTCCTTCGCTTCCCCGGCGTCCCGCCGATCCCGGCGTCGGACATGCCGCACACGGTTCTCGACCGCGCGGATCGGACCTGCGCCATGCGGCTCCGCCACTACGGTCGCATACCCGAGGCTCGGGGCCTGCTGATCAACACCTACGAGTGGCTGGAGGCGCGGGTCGTTCGCGCGCTCAGGAACGGCGTCTGCGTCCCCggccgccccacgccgccggtGTACCCCATCGGGCCGTTGATCGTCAAGGGCcaggacgcgacggcggcgggaggggagcAGCGGCACGCGTGCCTGGCGTGGCTGGACTCGCAGCCGGAGCGCAGCGTGGTGTTCCTCTGCTTCGGCAGCTTGGGCGCTGTCTCGGCAGCGCAGCTGAAGGAGATCGCTCGCGGGCTGGAGAGCTCCGGGCATCGCTTCCTGTGGGTGGTGCGGAGCCCGCCCGATGACCCGAGCAAGTTCTTCCTCTCGCGCCCGGAGCCGAACTTGGACGCGCTGCTCCCGGAGGGGTTTCTGGAGCGGACGAAGGACAGGGGGATGGTGGTCAAGATGTGGGCGCCGCAGGTGGAGGTGCTGCGGCACGCGGCCACCGGCGCGTTCgtgacgcactgcgggtggaactcggtGCTGGAGGCGGCGTCGGCCGGGGTGCCGATGCTGTGCTGGCCGCAGTACGCGGAGCAGAGGCTGAACAAGGTGTTCGTGGTGGACGAGATGAAGGTcggggtggtggtggacggGTACGATGAGGTGATGGTGACGGccgaggaggtggagaagaaggTGAGGCTGGTGATGGAGTCCGAGGAAGGGGAGAAGCTCAGGGAGAGGCTGGCATTGGCGAAGGAGAAGGTGGCAGAAGCGCTGGCCGAAGGCGGGCAGTCCTGGGTGGCGTTTGAAGAGTTCTTGAACGATTTGAAGCTGGCCAAGTGA